The uncultured Desulfatiglans sp. DNA window GATCCTTCGAGCGCCGCCCGTAACGCAGGGCGTCGGAAGGTTCAACGCTCCCGCAGTAAAGCTTCGATATACCGATCATCTCTCGTCACTATCCTCCTCGGAACCCGCTGCGCGATCGCGGACGGCGTTTCCGGGGCTCTCCGTCTCCTCCGGCGATCCCGCTTGGACCGATGAGCACGAACGGCTGTAGGTCTTCTTGATCAGGTCGTTGATAAAGCCCTCCATATCCGTCACGGCCTCGCGTGTCAGCGTGAACCGCGCCATGTCCGAGCGGTCCCGAACGAGCTTCAGACCGTATTCCAGCCGCTTGGCGAGCTGGAAGGCCAGCGGGCCGACCTCCTGACCGGAGGCGATGGCCTGAAGGATGATCTCGTCCACCGCACCCTCGTCCAGTTCGAGGCCGACCTCGAGCTTTTCGTGCCAGTGCGCCTCCTCGTCCCGGATCTCGCTGACCATCTCCACGAACGCCTCGACGGCGTTGTTTATATCAGAGAGCGTCTCGAAATACAACGCCGCGATGACCCCCGTCCGCTCTTCGGAGATGCCGAGCCCGGTCCGGACGCTCAGTTCATCGGCCCGCCCCATGATATAGTTCTTGATTTCCAGGAGTTCCTTCTCTCGTGCAAGGTCATACCGCTCCCGTACGGCCTCCTCGTGCGGGGCCGCCAGAAGCTTCAGGAGTTCGGCCTCGGGGTCCGTCACCACTTCGGGTGTGACCAGGAAGCGCTTCAGCCCGGTCGAAGGCAGCCGCTTCTCGAACGGGATCAGGACCTTCTCGATCACGCTGACCAGGCCGCGCGCGCCGGTTTTCTGCGCGGCGGCCATCTCGGCGATCTTCTCGAGCGCCCCGGCCTCGAAGGCGATGTCGATCCCGTAGGATCGGAAGTCCAGCCGCTTGCTGATGATGATGGGATTGTTGGGGTTGTTGAGGATTTCGACCAGATCGGGCTTCGTCAACTCATCGAAGACGACGATGACCGGCAGACGCCCTACGAATTCGGATTCGAAGCCGAATTCGATCAGGTCCTGGGCCGTCACCTCCTTGAGAATCTCCCATGGCACATCGGTCGGAGAGACCTTGGCCTCGAACCCCAGCCCCTGTTTCTGGAGGCGCTTCTTGATGATCTGAGCGAGATCGCCGAAGGCACCGCTCATGATGAAGAGGATGTTCCGGGTGTTGACGACCTGCTTCTCCTTCTTCCCGGTCTTGCGATACTGCTCGATCGCCTGGATCTGGCTGATGGGGTCGTGCGGGACCTTCAGATCGACGTCGGTCTCCTCCATGGGTTTGAGGAGCGCGCGCTGGACCCCGGTCCGCGATACGTCGTGCCCGATGATGTTCCGTGATGAGGCGATCTTGTCGATCTCATCGACGTAGATGATCCCGTTTTCCGCGAGGGCGATGTCCTCCCCGGCTTCGTAGACGAGATCCCGCACCAGGTCCTCCACGTCGCCGCCGACATACCCCGTTTCGCTGAATTTGGTAGCATCGCCCTTGACGAACGGGACTCCGAGCCTTTCGGCGATCAGCTTGACGATGTACGTCTTGCCGACGCCCGTCGGCCCGATCATGAGCACGTTGTTCTTGATCATCCCGACGCGGGAGGATTTCTTCCCCCCCTTGTGCAGAGCGGTGTGCTTGATGCGGTTGAAATGGGTGCAGATCTTGGTGGCCAGCACGGACTTGGCCTGCGACTGTTTGACGACGTAGCTGTCGAGGTATTCCTCGAGATCCTCCGGAAGCATGTTGAACTGCCCTTCACGATCCGGCCCGAAGCCGACCGGCGTCTGATCGTTGCGGTCCTCGCCGGGCCGCGGAAAAACCATGGGGGACACGATCTTGATTCTGCTCCCGTATTTTTTGGAAAGGTACTCGCTCAACTCCTTTTCGAGTTCCTTCTGATTCGGCACCTTTCCAGTGTCTTTCTCCGCCTGTCCCAATGTATCGTCCATTTTCATAAGCTTTTCCTGTAGGTTCGGACCCCGATGCACAGGAGTCCTTATTCATGCCATTTTTTCCCTAAAATAATTTATTCATAATATATCCATTACCCGGGCCATTTCAAGCGCCGCCTTCAGAAAGGAATCGGTTGACGGGCCGGGCCGTTTTCATTAATGTCACCGGTAAGCGCAACCGGCGCCCTTCGAACGAAAGCAAGCCGGATACCGGCGCATTGTTCGCTCGATGAATCGCTTCCAACCTCTCCTGTTCAGGAAGATCCCATGGTCAGCAGACTCGAAATCAGACTCAAACCGGAATTGACCGACGCCGAGGGGGAAAAGATCCGCCGAAAGGCCCGTGCCTACTTCGGATACGACGTCGCGGATGTCCGGACCATCCGCGTCCTCACCTGCACTGCAGACCTCTCCAGGGATGCGCTCGAGCGGATACGGACGGAGATCTTCACCAACCCGGTGACGGAGGAATCTGCTTTTGAACCGATCGCGCGCGGCTTCGACTGGCTGATCTGGGTCGGGTTCCGCCCCGGGGTCCGCGACACCGCCGGCAGCACCGCCGTCGAGGCGATCGAGGACCTCCTCGGCCTCCGGTTCGGCGAGGGGGAGGCGGTCTACACCTCGACCCTTTACGAACTCCGCGGAAGCCTTCGGGCCGGGGAGGTCGACCACATCGCCGAGGGGCTCCTCGCCAACGGCATCATCCAGCAGTGGCGGGTCTATTCGAAGACGGAGTGGGACCCGTCCGAGGGCATCGGGTTCCCGGTCCCGCGGGTCCTGCTGGACCACGAACCGCAGGTGGACGTGATTCCGCTCGACAGCGACGAGACCCTGCAGCGGATCTCTGACGCCCGCAATCTCGCCCTCAACGCCAAGGACATCCCGGTCATCCGGCGGTATTTCCTGCGGGAGGACGTGCGGGCCGAGCGCGCCGCGGTGGGGCTCGACCTGCCGACCGACGTGGAGCTCGAGTTCATCTCCCAGGCCCGCAGCGACCATTGCAACCACAACACCTTCCGCGGACGGTTCCACTATAAGGATCTCGCGGCAGGAACGACCGAGGTCGTCGACAACCTCTTCAAGACGTGCATCGAGGCCCCCACGCTCGAAATCCAGGAGCGGAAGGACTGGGTCGTGTCCGTCCTCTGGGACAACGCCGGGGTCGGCCGCTTCGACGCCGATCACAACTACGTCATCACGGGGGAGACCCACAACAGCCCGTCCAACATGGAGGCCTACGGCGGATCGTTGACCGGGATCGTGGGGATTTACCGCGACCCCCTCGGCACGGGCAAAGGCGCCAGACTGATCCTCGGGATGTATGGATTCTGTGTCGGTCCGCGCGACTACGCGGGCGAACTCAGGCCGCACCTGCACCCGAGGCGCCTCCTGGACGGCGTCATCGAGGGGGTGCGCGACGGCGGGAACAAGAGCGGCATCCCCACGCCATACGGCATCCTGCTCTTCGACGAGAGCTACCTCGGGAAGTGCCTCGTCTTCGTGACGGCGCTCGGCATCATGCCCGCCAGGGTGGCCGGTGAGCCGTCCCACCTGAAGACGACCGAACCGGGCGATCTGATCGTCATGTCCGGCGGCAGGGTGGGAAAAGACGGCATACACGGTGTTACTGCATCATCAGAGGTCTATAGTGAGCACACCCCTGCAGGGCATGTGCAGATAGGCGATCCTTATACACAAAAAAAGATGCACGACTTTCTGCTGGAGGCAAGGGATGAGGGCCTTATCACCTTTATCACTGATAACGGCGGAGGGGGGCTGTCCTCGTCGATCGGGGAATCCGCCCGATTCAGCAACGGGTGCCGGGTGGATCTCGACAAGGTCCCCCTGAAATACGCGGGCCTCGATCAGTGGGAGATCTGGGTGTCCGAATCGCAGGAGCGGATGACCATCGCCGTCAAACCGGAGCGCATCGACCGCTTCATGGAGCTGTCGGCCACCCACGCCGTCGAGAGCACCGTGATCGGGGAATACAACGATTCCGGCTACCTGCGGCTCGATTATCACTCCCGCCCCTGCGCCTACATCCGGCTGGACCTGCTGCAGGAGGACTTTCCCCAGTGGGAGTTCGAGGCCGAGTGGACGCCGCCCGAGCAACGGGGTCTTTTCGAGCCCGTCATCACCGAACCGCGGCGGCATGGGGCGCTGTTGAGAGGCCTTCTGGCGCGGCCTAATCTCTGCGCCCGCAACTGGATCCCCAGGCAGTACGACCACGAGGTCCAGGGCGGGAGCGTCATCAAACCCCTGCTCGGCGTAAACAGCGACATCCCGGCGGACGCGGCCGTCGTCCGGCCGATCCTGGACAGCCCGAAGGGGCTGGCGGTCGCGCAAGCCCTTCATCCGACCTATGCGCCCATCGACACCTACCCGATGGCGGCCGCCACCATCGACGAGGCGGTCCGGAAGCTCATCGCGGTCGGGGCCGACCCGGAGCAGATCAGCGGTGTCGACAACTTCTGCTGGCCGACGGTCCAATATCATCCCGTGGACAACCCGGACGGGAAATACAAGGCGGCGCAGCTCGTGCGCGCCAACCAGGCCCTCCGCGACATCTGCCTCGCCTACGGGATCCCGCTCCTCTCCGGCAAGGACAGCATGTACATCGACGGAAAGCTGGAGGGTCCTTACGGGGAGCGGCGCAAGGTCTCCGGCCTCCCCACTCTGCTCTTCACCGCCTGCAGCGTGGTGGAGGATGCGGCTGCCTGCGTGACGATGGACTTCAAGACTGCGGGCGATTTGATTTACATAATCGGGCGGACCGCCGACGAACTCGGCGGAGGAGAATTCTATCAGATGATGGGGACCACAGGCCTGCACGTCCCCCGCCTCGATGCAGCCGGATCCCTGGAGGCTTATCAAAGGCTCCACCAGGCGATCCGGGAAGGGCTCGCGGCCTCCTGCCGCGCAGTCTCGCGAGGCGGGCTGGGGGTGCATCTGGCCCTGTGCGCCATGGCGGGAGACCTGGGGCTCTCGCTCGACCTCGCGAAGGTCCCCGCCGCCGGTGAACTTGCACCGGCCCAGCTTCTCTACTCGGAATCGTGCGGCCGCATGATCGTCACGGTGGCGCCCCGGAACCGGGAGCGTTTCGAGCGCTGCCTCGGCCCCGGGGTCCCGTGGTCGCCGGCGGGTCAGGTCCAGGAAGACCGCCGGATGACCGTAACGTGGAGGGGTGAGGCGATCGGCCTCGACGAACCGCTCGAGGCCCTTTACGAAAGCTGGCACAGCCCGTTCAAGGATTTGCGATGAATACGGTAAAAGCGCTGGTTCTGACCGGCTACGGATTGAACTGTGACTACGAGACCCACTACTCCCTCCAGAGGGCCGGTGCCGAGCCCCACCGCGTGCACATGAACCGGCTGATCGGGAGCGCCCCTTCCGGAGCGAAAGTGCGGCTGGAGGACTATCACATCCTGGTCCTCGGCGGAGGATTCAGCTGGGCGGACGATCACGGGGCCGGCGTCCTGATGGCCGCCAAGCTGCGCAACCACCTCGGCGAGGAGATCCTGCGGTTCATCGCGGACGGGCGGCTCGTGATCGGGATCTGCAACGGCTTTCAAGCGCTCGTCAACCTCGGTCTCCTCCCCGCATTCGATGCGAATTACCATGAGCGCAGGGTCGCCCTCATCTCCAATGACAGGGGCAACTTCATCGACACCTGGGTCAGGCTCCGGGTCGACCCGGACTCCCCCTGCGTCTTCACCCGGGGAATCGACGCCATCGAAATGCCGGTGCGCCACGGCGAAGGCAAGTTCTACGCGATTGGGGAGGATCTCGAAAGGCTCAGGGAAAACCACCAGATCGTCCTGCATTACAGCGGCCCGGACGGCCGGCCGGCCGATGGCCGATGGCCCCTCAACCCGAACGGCTCCCTGATGGACATCGCCGGCATCTGCGATCCCACCGGCCGGGTCTTCGGGCTCATGCCGCACCCCGAGGCCTTCAACCACTGGACCAACCATCCCCGTTGGACCCGCTTGAAGGAGGAGCGCCTCAGGCGCGGAGAAACGGCCTGCCCGAACCCGGACGGCGACGGGATCCGCCTGTTTGCGAACGCCGTGGCCTATATCCACGAGGCCTTCGGTTGATGGATTTCTCCAGAGGGAATCGGCCTCCGCAACCCGCCGGGCTCGCTTTCCGCTTGACAAAGGCGAAAATTTGCGGCTAATTAGATGGTTCAATGTTTCACTGAACCTAAGGAGCGCTGTCATGGCATCGAATTCGAAAAGAACATCAAGCATCCGCAAAAAAAAGGACAAGCCCAACAAGAGAAACATGAAGGCCGATCAGAAAAGGCTTCAGGAAAACGCCAGGCGACTGAAGGAATTGGCTGCTGACCAAGGATGATCCCGTTTCGATCGCCGGCCTCTTTCGAACAGAAGATTCCCCCAGAAGCTCGTTCACCCCGGTATCGGACCGCAGTGCCGGCCCGGGCCTTCGGCGGGGGAACGGGCCTTTCGCGCGGCCGAGTAATTTTTTGGATGCTGCCTGAAGCAGGATCCCCTGCTTTGCCTCCCCCCTCAACCCGCCCATCCGGCGGGTTTTTTTCTTTACATCATATCCAGATTCATCTATACAGAGAATGAATGTTCATTCACCTCCAGCCGCCGGCCGGCTGGAGGCCTTTTGTTCCCGGATTTCCGCTCGAAGGTGCGAAGGGCCTGCAGCGTGCATCTCCTGGGGCCGGGGACGCGCCTTCGAGGTCTGAGGGGCCGCCCCCCGGAGAAGCGGGGTCCGGGGCCACCCACCCGATGACGAAAGGCCTGGCGGCTATGCCCGGGCAAACCACACCTTTACAACCAGAGGAGTTGTTTATGAAAGACGTTGTCATCGTTTCGGCATGTAGAACGGCTATAGGGGCCTTTGGTGGCACCCTGCGGGACATGAATGCAGCGCACATCGGGGCTGTCGCCATGCGGGAAGCCATCAAACGGGCGGATATCGACCCCGCTCAGATCGACGATGTCCGCTTCGGATGCTGCCTTGAACCGGCCGATGCCCTGAACGTCGCCCGTGTGTGCGCCCTGATGGCCGGGATCCCGGATCACGTCACGGCGGTGACCATCAATCGGGTCTGCATCTCGGCCATGGAATCCGTGATCTCCGGCATGGCCATGATCCAGGCGGGCATGGCCGACATCATCCTCGCCGGCGGGGTCGAGCACATGTCGGGGGTCGCCTACACGGTTCCAAGCGCCCGCTGGGGATGCCGGCTCCAGGACCAGGCCTTCGTGGACACCATGATCCACGCCCTCCACTGCGGCTCCCATCTGATCCCCGGCCCGGAATCCGGCCCCTTGAAGGAAGGCATGCCCCTCGAACTCTTCAAGGGCAAACCCTACATCATGGGCCACACGGCGGAGTTCATCGCGCAGATGCACAACATCTCCCGCGAGGAGATGGACGAGGTCGCCCTGCGAAGCCACAACAATACCGAGCGGGCCACCCTGGAGGGGGACTTCAGGGAGGAAATCGTTCCAATCGAGGTCCCGCAGAAAAAGAAGCCGCCGATCATCTTCGATAAGGACGAACACTTCAGGCCGGGCCTGACCATGGAGGCCCTCGCGAAGCTGCCCCCGGCATTCATCCCGAAGATCGGCAAGATCACAGCGGGGAACGCCTCCGGCATCAACGACGGCGCAAGCGCCATGATCATCATGAGCGCCGAAAAGGCGGAGGAACTCGGCAGGCAGCCGATCGCACGCATCCGGGCCACCGGCCGGGGCGCCTGCCACCCGTCGGTCATGGGACTGAGCCCCGTCCCGGCGGTGCGGAACCTGCTCGACCGGAACCCCGGCATCAAACTCGCCGATTTCGAACTGATCGAACTGAACGAGGCCTTCGCCGCCCAGTACATCGGGTGCGAGCGCGAACTCGGCCTCAACCGCGAGATCACCAACGTCAACGGCTCGGGGATCGGACTCGGGCACCCCGTCGGATGCACCGGCGCCCGCATCATGGTGTCCCTCCTCTATGCCATGAAAAAGCGCGGGAAGTCCTTCGGCCTCGCGACCCTGTGCGGCGGCGGCGGGGTCTCCATGGCCTGCGCGCTCGAAATGCTCTAGGGGCTTCGAGGGGGAGGCTCCTCAAGTGGCCTCCCCCTCGCTCTTACAGATTGCTGTCGACGGCGATGCCGCCCCATGGGAGGCATTCCGGAAAAAGATCCCGCGCCTCCAGCAGGCCGGCCGCATCGGAGCAGAGCGCTCCGCTTTCCTTGATCAGGGCGCCGTCGGCCCCGATCCATCGCAGGAAACAGCCGGCGGCGGCCCGTTCAATAAGCTGAACGGTCACATCCTCCTTCGTAGCCTCTGCCAGCAGGACCTCGTCGCTGCCCGGAACCGGCTTCATAGTCCTTCCTTTGCACACGGCGCACCCTCCCGGATTCGGGGCGCCCGCTCATCGCGCGGCCTGCGCCCCTTCCTTCTCGATCTGTTCGGTTATCGTGTTCCGAAGGGCTACTTTATTCACCTTGCCGACATTGGTCAAGGGAAGGGCGTCGACGAGTTCGAGCCGCTCGGGGAGTTTGAATTTCGCTATCCGGCGCTCATCGAGGAGAAAACGGTTCAGTTCCGCAAGGGTCAGCGCCTGCCCGGGCTTGGGGACGATGAACACGCACACGCGTTCGCCCAGGACCGGATCGGGCATGGCGACGCAGGCACAGATATCCACCGCGGGATGGGCCAGAATGTGGTTCTCGATCTCCTCGGCGCTGATCTTTTCCCCTCCGCGGTTGATGCAATCTTTCAACCTCCCCTCGACGACCACATTGCCGCTCGGATGGAGCCTCACCAGATCGCCCGACTTGTAATACCCGTCCGGGCTGAAGGCCCTGGCGTTGTATTCCGGCGCCCGGTAATAGCCGCGGATCGTATGGGGGCCGCGGCACCAGAGTTCTCCCATTTCCCCGGGATCGACCTCTTCACCTGTGGAGGGGTCCGCTATCTTGAAATCGTCGCCGGGGGATTGCGGCCGCCCCTGTGTCCCGAAGCGCACCTCGTCGGGGTCATTCAGCCTCGTCCAAAAAAGCGGCCCTTCCGCCATTCCGAGAACCTGCTGGACATCGCAGCCGAGCTCCGGGCGAACCCGGAGAGCCACCTCGGGGTTGAGCTTCGATCCCCCCGTCAGGATGATCTTCAGAGATTCCAGATGGTAACGGCTTCGATCCGGGTGGTTGAGGACCGCGATAATCATGGCCGGCACCGCGATCCAATGGGTTACATGATATTTTTCGATCATTTCGAGCGCCCCCTCCGGGGACGGGACGGCGCTCAAGACCTCGCAGCCGCCCGCTGAAGCGACCCCCATGAACCCGGGGCACGCGAGGGCAAAATTGTGCTGCTGGGGAATCGCAAGCAGAAGAACGGTGTGTTCATCGAGCCCGCAGACCCGGGCGTTGCACAGAAAGTTGTAGATGTAGTCGTTGTGCGTCCTCGGGATGAGCTTCGGGATCCCTGTCGTTCCCCCGGAGAGCTGCAGCACCGCAGGCAGGTCGGGATCGGCCCTCGGAAAGGACGGGTCCGTTATCCGCTCTTCGATCGGATCGGCGAACAAGGCGTCCAGGGAATGATATCCCGGGCGCGGCGTCCCACCGCTCAACAACACCATATCGAGGGATGGGGCTTCCTTCTGGATGTTTTCCGCCATCTGCTGCTTGTCCGCCTTGCGGAAAACGGCCGGGATCACCAGCGCCCTGGCCTCGGCCAGTTTTGCAAAAAAGCCGATCTCGGCCTCCTGATGCGGAGGGAGAGCCATGATCGGGATCCCTCCGGCCTTGAGGATCGCCAGATAGGTGATGAGCACCTCGGGTTGATTCGGGAGCTGCAGGATCACGCGGTCATACAGCTTGAGCCCGAGGGCCTTGAGGTGCAATGCGAGCCGTGTCGCCAGGCGGCCGCATTCCTGATAGGAGTAGACGCGCCCGCTCTGAGCCGCGATCAGGAGGGGATTGGATGCAAAGCGCTCGAAGCTTTCCTCCATGACTTCCGTGATCGTCTTGTCCAGCCAATATCCCTCCTGACGGTAACGATGGGCGAATTCCGGTGGCCAGGGAACAAAACCTTCCATTTTCTCCCTCCTTTGATGGGGTTCTTTCTCGTGAGCGATCTGAAATTTCCGCCGGGAACCACCCCGAAGGGGTGGGATTGGGCACGGGAAACGGGGTTCTATCCGGAAATCCTTTCCAGACGGAAACATTTCTATTCCGATCAGTTCGGTGAGCAAAAGCCGTGCCACAAAATTTATATTGCATATCAATAGCTTGAATACTTACGGGGGATTTTCTTGCAGAATATTTTCAGCCCTGGTTGAAAGAAAATTGCAATCCTGACCCCCATACGCCTTGCGGAGGAACCTTTTTCGAGATAAACTCATCGAAACAAAAAGAGGTACGAATCCCATAGCCTTCGAAACCAACCGCCAGGGGGTTCAATGGATGCAAGGCAGTTTTTCCACGAGCGCCACGAAGAGATCGTCTCTTCATGGTTCGATATGCTTCACGACGATCCGTCCACGCGATACCACACCGAGCCTCCCCAGGATCTCCGCAGATTGATGGACTATGCCGCCCTCGCCTTTCGGCGTGTGATGCTGGAAGACGATTGGACCGACCTGAAGGAGTTTATCACCCATATCGCCAAGAAACGATTCAGCGAAGGCTTCAAGGTTTCAGAAGTGCAGATGGCCTTCGAGTACTACCGCCAGACATTGATCCCTCTCTTGTTCAGATCGATCGACCCGCCGAAATTGGAACCGATGATGATGAAACTTCAGGAATGCATGATCTTCACCATCACGCATTTCTCTGAGTTCTTCCAAGGCATCCATGAAAACTTTTTGCGGAACCACACCGAGATTCTGGAAAGTCAGATCAAGACACGCACCCATGAACTGGCCGAATCCCGACAGAAATACAAGACGCTTGTAGAGGATATCAACGAGGGGTTCTTTGTTTTGACGGACGGCCGTATCGTCTTTGCCAATCGCATGTTCGCCGAGATGCACGGATGCGGGTTGACGGACGTTCTCGACAAGAGCTATCTGGATTTCATCGCAGAGGAACACAGAGAAAAGATCCGGAGTGTCTACGAACTGAGCCAGAAGCAGACCCATGTGCCGGCCAGAATAGAGTATCTGCGCTTGTGCAGGGACGGTCAAAGACTGCCGACCGAGATCATGGCCAAGCGGACGATATTCGGACATCAGACCGCCAATATCGGCATCTGCCGCGATATCGGCGAGCGTGTAGAGCTGGAGAAGAAGACGCGGGAGGCGGAAAAACTGAAGGCCCTGGCTCAGCAGGCCGCCTCTCTGGCCCATGAAGTGAGAAACCCGCTTTCGACGGTGCGGATCAATCTCCAGCTGCTGTCCCGGAACGCCGTCAAGCCGGAGCAGATCGGCCTTTTGCAGGCGAGCCTCGATGAAGTCGTTCAGATCGAACGAACCCTGCAGGAGATGATGGACATCAGTTTTCCGGTGAGGCTGTCGCTCCAGCCGGTCAATCTCAGATCGTTGCTCCAGCACTGTCTCAACAGCATGCGGCAACGCCTGCTCAACAACCAGGTGAAGGCATTCCTCCGCTTGAAACGGGGTGCCGAGGGCATCCACGCGGACCCGCATCGGATGGAGCAGGCCCTGGTCAACCTGCTTTTCAACGCCGTCGAGGCGCAGCCTTCCGGAGGCAGGGTGGCGATCTCCGCCCGGCCCGTCACCAGAGGGGCAGACCCGTGGGTGGAGATCCTGATATCGGATCAGGTCCCCGGTGTGCCCAAGGAGGTCCTTCCTTACATCTTCGACCCGATGTTCAGTCAGAAGGCGATGGGAACCGGCCTGGGGCTGCACAACGTCAAAAGGATCGTCGAGGCGCATGGCGGCTCGGTGCGTGTCAAGCTGAACCGGAAATGCGGAATGAGCTTTTACTTGAGTCTACCGGCGAGGTGAAATGGTGATCACACGTGTGCTGATAATCGATGACCAGGATTCGCTCCTGAATTCCCTGAGGATCTTTTTCGAGCTGCGGGGATGGGAGGTAACCACCGCCTCGACGGGGCGGGAAGGCTTGAAAAAGGCGCGCGCCTTGCAGCCCTCTCTGGTGATTCTCGATTTGAGGCTGCCGGACATAGATGGGCAGGAAATCCTGGAACGGCTGCGCCATGAGATGCCTGCAACTCAGGTGATCGTCGTGACCGCCTTCCAGGATATGGACAATACGATACGCTGCATCAAGCTGGGCGCCTTCGACTTCATTCACAAGCCGATCGATATCGACGAACTGGAAACGGCCTTGAACCGTTTCAGCAATGTGAGCAAGGCCCAGGGGGCGGAGCCCCCCGTCGAGGCGCCGCTGCACTCCGTTTCCTGCGAAGATTCCCCGTACATCGTCGGAAAGAGCCAGGCGATGAAAGACGTCTTCAAAAAAATCGCGATGGTCTCCGATGCCAGGGTCACAGTGCTCATCCAGGGGGAAAGCGGGACGGGAAAAGAACTCGTAGCTCGGGCGATTCATTATCAGGGGGCCTATCGGACCCATCCCTTCATGGTGGTCGATTGCTCGACACTCGTAGACACCCTGACTGAAAGCCAGCTCTTTGGATATGAAAAAGGCGCCTTCACCGGAGCCGAAATGATGCGCAAAGGGACGCTCGAGTCGGCCGGAGAGGGAACGATCTTCTTCGACGAGATCGGCGAACTGCCGCTGCGGCTGCAGAGCAAACTCCTTCGGTTTCTCCACGAGAAGGAATACACCCGCCTGGGAGGCACTCAGCCGATGCACTCGGAAGCGCGCATCATCGCTGCAACCAATCGGAATTTGGAACAGATGGCATCGGAGGGGCGAATGCGCACCGACCTTTTTTATCGGCTGCAGGTAGTCACGATCTACATGCCGCCGCTCAGGGACCGCCGCTCCGACATCCCGCTTCTGGCCTCCAGCCTGCTCGAAAAGATAGGACACAAGTTGAGGATACCGATCAAGACCTTGACCAACGGGGCGATGCAGGAACTGGAGGGCTATTCCTGGCCGGGCAATGTCCGGCAGCTTGAAAACACCCTCACCAAAGCAGCGGTTTTGACCAAGTCTTCCGTGCTGGACAAGGAAGACATCATCCATGCAATTGGGGACCTCGACCGGTCCTCTCCCGAAAAGGGAGGGGTGGACAAGACACTGGCGGAGGTCGAAAAGGAGCACATTCTGCGGGTACTCAACGCAAAAGAGGGGCATCTCGGTCAGGCGTGCCGGACGCTTGGAATCAGCCGGCCGACGTTGAGAAGCAAGCTGAAGCAATACGAGGTGAGACAGGCTTGAACGGCCCGAACTGCAGAAAGTCGCCGGAGATCAGTGCTCCGAGCCTCCCGCTTTTTCCGACTTTTTCAAGGCCGCTTCGAACTCTTTGAAAAATTGATCTTTTTCGCGCCAATCGGGGCCGAACTTGCTGTTGAAATAGGCGCCCATTCCCGAGAACAGTTTCGACCAGACGGATTCCTTCCTGCCGAGGACAACCTCTTCCAGGAACTCAGGCAGTTCCCGCATCTTCTCCTTGGGCAGAAACGACACGGCACCCAGCTTGATGGCCTTCTTGAGGGCCTCGGGCGTGAGGGCGTGGGCCGTCAGCATCACCGTCGGGAACCCCATGGCGACCGACGTCCTGAGGAGTTCAAAGCCGTTGACACCCATGATATC harbors:
- a CDS encoding Response regulator receiver domain protein codes for the protein MFQRPEKRKYVKMMDSSVLKDKVILAVDDEPDVLETIEEILNMCILYKARDFDTATQYLLNYTYDIVILDIMGVNGFELLRTSVAMGFPTVMLTAHALTPEALKKAIKLGAVSFLPKEKMRELPEFLEEVVLGRKESVWSKLFSGMGAYFNSKFGPDWREKDQFFKEFEAALKKSEKAGGSEH